In Gemmatimonadota bacterium, the following are encoded in one genomic region:
- a CDS encoding LppX_LprAFG lipoprotein, which yields MKKTLPLETTSMFMRTKMRATSLLAFALLASCGGDGDGGAPDPAELVASSADRMSEVNSFAFLLEHENGTTMIVGGLAMERAEGEIANGERLRADVMGRTGPLAVNLQLIIVPEGAWMTNPLTGAWTPQALSISEFFDPATGVTAVIRGIGTPTLTGTEVVGGVETHIVDGSLDSGALALLIPGVPAGRPLTARTWIGSEDPVVHRIEIRGTLADGDDSTVVRRLTLSQFGATFEITAPL from the coding sequence ATGAAAAAGACCCTTCCGTTGGAGACAACCTCCATGTTCATGCGGACCAAGATGCGGGCCACCTCTCTTCTCGCTTTCGCCCTCCTGGCCTCTTGCGGTGGGGACGGGGACGGAGGAGCGCCGGATCCGGCTGAGCTCGTTGCGTCATCCGCGGACCGAATGAGCGAGGTCAATTCCTTCGCCTTTCTTCTCGAGCACGAAAACGGAACCACGATGATCGTTGGAGGGCTCGCCATGGAGCGCGCTGAGGGGGAGATCGCAAACGGCGAGCGCCTCCGCGCCGACGTGATGGGAAGAACCGGCCCTCTCGCCGTCAATTTGCAGCTGATTATCGTGCCGGAGGGCGCATGGATGACGAACCCGCTCACTGGCGCGTGGACTCCCCAGGCGCTCAGCATCTCTGAGTTCTTCGATCCAGCGACGGGAGTGACCGCGGTCATTCGCGGGATCGGCACGCCGACTCTGACCGGGACCGAGGTCGTGGGGGGTGTCGAGACCCATATCGTCGACGGTAGTCTGGACTCTGGGGCGCTCGCCCTGCTCATCCCCGGCGTCCCTGCCGGCCGCCCCTTGACCGCGCGAACCTGGATCGGAAGCGAGGACCCTGTCGTGCACCGGATCGAGATCCGCGGCACGCTTGCCGACGGCGACGATTCGACGGTCGTTCGCCGCCTCACGCTCTCCCAGTTCGGCGCCACCTTCGAGATCACCGCGCCCCTTTGA
- a CDS encoding MFS transporter, whose amino-acid sequence MTDGFAAARIRRVPDWLQSGWLLRRGVDPSRGNLLLLLVAWGVFHSANDQTSIVVVLPALITDVGLTVDQFYQSSWVVNGYLLGYLVALPIVGRIADVYGLARIFAVTLLVFMIGSTLVALAPSFPWIVTARALQAVGGGGVVPVAMAIVVDQLPPERRLMGLGAIAAATEAGALIGPAWGGVITEWWGWRAVFWVNLPLVLPTLIGAWWLATGTRREGRIDWAGAALLGLALAVLTYGLVNDPIFPRPLSWTLAILAVAAALAMGFVLHELRLEARGGYPMVRLGALSEPRTACANLTMFLVGAGLITALMGVPLFVNLVLVEGALEGGLTLMRLTIAVPLGALLGGWLGGRMGLRPTAVAGCVLIAAGFAGLQGWDAELTQLMRSVPQLVGGLGFGLVLAPLGAAVLQRVAEEERATAAAWLTLARMAGMLVGAALLTSHGLGRFYARAGALDFGSPEFLDLVSEAQVATFREVFITAGIVMGMAALIAIGIGGGRLERPAELWGMPARRGGSGVVADEGSR is encoded by the coding sequence GTGACCGACGGCTTCGCCGCCGCACGGATCAGGCGCGTCCCCGACTGGCTCCAGTCCGGGTGGCTCCTGCGGCGCGGCGTTGATCCGTCGCGAGGAAATCTTCTCCTCCTCCTGGTCGCCTGGGGCGTCTTCCACAGCGCGAACGACCAGACCTCCATCGTCGTCGTCCTCCCTGCCCTGATCACTGACGTGGGGCTCACGGTGGACCAGTTCTACCAGTCGTCCTGGGTCGTGAACGGCTACCTCCTCGGATACCTCGTCGCCCTTCCGATCGTAGGGAGGATCGCGGACGTCTACGGACTCGCGCGGATCTTTGCCGTGACCCTCTTGGTTTTCATGATCGGGAGCACGCTGGTCGCGTTGGCGCCCTCCTTCCCTTGGATCGTGACCGCCCGGGCGCTCCAGGCGGTTGGCGGGGGAGGGGTCGTCCCGGTCGCGATGGCGATCGTCGTAGATCAACTCCCACCGGAGCGCCGCCTCATGGGGCTCGGCGCGATCGCAGCCGCCACCGAGGCCGGGGCGCTCATCGGTCCGGCGTGGGGGGGGGTGATCACCGAGTGGTGGGGGTGGAGGGCCGTCTTCTGGGTGAACCTCCCCCTCGTCCTCCCGACGCTCATTGGCGCCTGGTGGCTCGCGACCGGAACGCGACGCGAGGGGCGCATTGATTGGGCGGGCGCGGCCCTCCTGGGACTCGCCCTCGCGGTCCTGACGTACGGGCTCGTGAACGACCCGATCTTTCCCAGGCCCCTTTCTTGGACGCTCGCGATCCTTGCGGTCGCTGCCGCCCTCGCAATGGGGTTCGTCCTCCACGAGCTCCGCCTGGAGGCACGAGGCGGGTACCCCATGGTGCGGCTCGGCGCCCTCAGCGAGCCGCGCACCGCCTGCGCGAACCTGACGATGTTTCTGGTTGGGGCGGGGCTCATCACCGCGCTCATGGGCGTTCCCCTTTTCGTGAACCTCGTCCTCGTCGAAGGCGCGCTCGAGGGCGGCCTCACCCTCATGCGGCTGACGATTGCGGTGCCGCTGGGCGCTCTCCTGGGAGGATGGCTCGGCGGCCGCATGGGCCTTCGCCCGACCGCCGTCGCCGGGTGTGTCCTCATCGCTGCGGGGTTCGCGGGGCTTCAGGGATGGGATGCGGAGCTCACCCAGCTCATGCGATCCGTCCCCCAACTCGTCGGCGGGCTCGGCTTCGGATTGGTGTTGGCGCCTTTGGGCGCGGCGGTCCTGCAGCGGGTCGCGGAGGAGGAGAGAGCGACCGCCGCCGCCTGGCTCACCCTGGCCCGGATGGCGGGAATGCTGGTGGGGGCGGCCCTCCTGACCTCCCACGGGCTGGGGCGCTTCTACGCGCGCGCCGGCGCCCTCGATTTTGGTTCACCAGAATTCCTGGATCTCGTTTCCGAGGCGCAGGTTGCGACTTTCCGGGAAGTGTTCATCACGGCGGGGATCGTCATGGGCATGGCCGCGCTCATCGCCATCGGAATCGGCGGGGGACGGCTCGAGAGACCCGCGGAGCTCTGGGGAATGCCTGCCAGGAGGGGAGGGTCCGGGGTTGTTGCCGATGAGGGATCGAGATAG
- the rpsO gene encoding 30S ribosomal protein S15, with protein MSSVSAEARQKVVQKHQSHENDRGSTAVQIALLTQRIDHLRDHFEKHKADHHSRQGLLKMVGRRRRLLEYLKRTDLDHYRRLIDELGLRK; from the coding sequence ATGTCCAGTGTGAGCGCCGAAGCACGGCAGAAGGTGGTCCAGAAGCATCAATCGCACGAGAACGACCGCGGCAGCACGGCGGTTCAGATCGCGCTTCTCACCCAGCGGATCGATCATCTGCGGGACCACTTCGAGAAACACAAGGCCGATCACCACTCCCGGCAGGGCCTCCTCAAGATGGTGGGGCGCAGGCGGCGCCTACTGGAGTATCTGAAGCGAACGGACCTCGACCATTACCGGCGCCTCATTGACGAGTTGGGGCTCCGGAAATAG